A genome region from Natranaeroarchaeum sulfidigenes includes the following:
- a CDS encoding PGF-CTERM sorting domain-containing protein produces MKFTQTKSRAVTVAAVLLVSVVAASVAFSGVGLASVDTADRTVGETVVEPGDSVAVSVELTVTDGGDRLTIQDDFTHAGAAEAGDLQHNGESIDPVIFAVDDRGLTVAAEESFEDGDTVTVEYTVTVADAVDSDETVSFDGTAGIDEQEDVDIGGDSSVEIAENPIASADRSLDPTTVDAGETATVDLALELDDDADRITVFEDYERVSDATVQSVTHDGESVDPVIDAIDDESLTIGLEEPFEDGDTVEISYSVSVPEDAADDTEYAFTGVATADNQPDVQIIGDDSLTVDVDDSDDTSPAPSPPPTPSPDPAAFDISTVEANSSISVDETLTVTATVENTGDEDDEQDVSLLLDGDVVDSDTTALDGDEAADVTLSTTFDDAGEYDMVLETEDDSTDLSFTVTKADDDDTEEDDTEEDETEDEDADDTEQDDETEDDTADDEPADDDQPGFGVLVTLVGVVAVLIVGHRRT; encoded by the coding sequence ATGAAATTCACTCAAACGAAGTCACGGGCTGTCACGGTCGCTGCGGTGCTGCTCGTCTCGGTCGTCGCAGCCAGTGTTGCGTTCAGCGGTGTCGGCCTCGCATCAGTCGACACGGCTGACCGAACGGTCGGCGAGACGGTAGTTGAGCCCGGGGACAGTGTTGCTGTCTCCGTTGAGCTCACCGTCACGGACGGCGGTGATCGGTTGACCATCCAGGACGACTTCACACACGCCGGTGCTGCGGAAGCTGGTGATCTGCAACACAACGGCGAGTCTATCGATCCCGTGATCTTTGCTGTCGATGATCGCGGGCTCACGGTTGCAGCAGAAGAGTCCTTTGAAGACGGTGATACGGTCACTGTCGAGTACACGGTGACCGTTGCAGACGCGGTCGACAGTGACGAGACAGTGTCGTTCGATGGCACGGCCGGGATCGACGAGCAGGAAGACGTGGATATCGGTGGCGACTCGTCCGTTGAGATCGCGGAGAATCCGATAGCGTCGGCGGATCGGTCACTGGATCCGACTACCGTTGACGCGGGTGAAACCGCTACTGTTGACCTGGCGCTGGAACTCGACGATGATGCTGACCGGATTACCGTCTTCGAGGACTACGAGCGGGTTTCGGACGCAACCGTACAGTCGGTGACACACGACGGCGAATCGGTTGATCCGGTGATCGATGCGATCGACGACGAAAGCCTCACTATCGGGCTCGAAGAGCCATTCGAAGACGGTGATACCGTTGAGATTTCCTACTCAGTGAGCGTCCCAGAAGACGCAGCGGACGACACTGAGTATGCATTCACCGGTGTGGCGACGGCTGACAATCAGCCGGACGTCCAGATCATTGGTGACGACAGTCTGACCGTCGACGTTGACGACTCGGACGACACGTCGCCAGCCCCGTCACCGCCTCCAACCCCATCGCCTGACCCTGCGGCGTTCGATATCTCGACAGTCGAGGCGAACTCCTCGATCAGCGTTGACGAGACGCTAACGGTCACAGCGACAGTCGAGAATACCGGCGACGAGGATGACGAACAGGATGTCTCGCTACTTCTCGACGGCGACGTTGTCGACAGCGATACGACGGCTCTCGATGGTGATGAGGCGGCCGATGTGACGCTGTCAACCACCTTCGACGATGCGGGCGAGTACGACATGGTCCTCGAAACGGAAGACGATTCGACGGACCTCTCATTCACCGTCACCAAGGCGGACGACGATGACACCGAGGAGGACGACACTGAAGAGGATGAGACCGAAGATGAGGACGCTGATGATACCGAGCAGGACGACGAAACCGAAGACGATACTGCCGACGACG
- a CDS encoding glucodextranase DOMON-like domain-containing protein gives MTKDSDFHEISRRSLLGGVAGAGMLSAMGAPTFAEEEFTTTDAEALLPEGFDPQTPVESHHPGEPRFVAVGETLFNPIWAVGFNAEGTPDFEEPDGSVLFDKGRDHLGPRLPELGENFDGYAPDDFEWSLVDAPEDSDGQSEVLSFATPSSDVPRYDAGQDNVVEFEADAEGWYTLELDGPDGTHELTIYAFPETDGAAVYPSTPDTDNGAPRIDLDAEYDEEAGTFTVHSNADPAPQVDSDEDDLWAVFVADDRDGLSNDDIDVSEDGLTATVDTEDFDGSARVHAAAFDDAEGKKSAADVIELHDDGSIELPSRPPEWLKDSVMYQIFPRSWGGEREETTLETLIDGTLRDGSEDARGIDYLDELGVDVLWITPVVPATSVERQFAYLDGFDLEDGMGIDPDEQHLSGGGPHGYDTTDYTGISQDLSPEWEREHALELYEEFIEECHEHDIKVLFDIVINHAGRTHPQFQETIAETEEADPWPVVSEWDEESPYFDWWDRADVELVDEDGNLLEDEPRVTGFADLQVMPNLNFDNVALREYMLAVADFWSREVGVDGFRADIAYGVPHDVWKEIREIVRANDSEFLMFDESIPRVAALSENMFSLHHDTAGFLTTTHGVIADDAHGGSLFGDIEQRTEDAIPDHSLFVNTLENHDELRALNQAAVDLDDPNHDEIDDETWEFFAQRMRLCWAAAITMPGVPKLYYGQERQISRFGEGRHLGDEDDRGFEDDGEMINVDADVRPGGRQRAFMNWDEYPEDHLEFYKDLIDFYHEHEVLHTDASFEPIFFDVEDEEDAELLLFGRDGSDLDIDGPERVSVVINFNEEPETVELSEETDTFDHFHEEDVAADHNDEDDSVTIVEVDDLVVLETEDFGEEFDVLASWDVPEGTDDGPGWYEYPTDEAFNEGAFDLTHFEVRESEESVQFAFEIADLESPFDDENGFSLQFPHIFVRDESHDADGVDFDPFGDAFFTSFEDEYNLWIEADGFTDPRVFTTEQIDEEDPDPVATGTAETDGNEIQVTIPKDSFESDLTDLQLAPLLLGEDGGGFRAVTEDGGDFQFEDTRFDDDEWEDPDNPFTRHYIIDAVTPNDIDNSEALEYDTENEAVIPLLDMVEGIRNRVYPGELVREYDGGDGTGFGPGNYIYPSEFEIPDGSIDIDRVAVYEDQYDERAAVAFEMDPDGLENQFDLPRGFSHPVPQVYIRNPDSEAPGTDDAREGVQATLEAEYQYMLAADGEDITEFEDAEGDSIGDLDIELVQMDDAIVLQFSTEALEAPLVDHELAFAVSAHDGFGPGGLRDVVTEDSQQEWNFAGADTDNAPRVLDIVTPPTVSQEDALSATEEDRATIPYAVETKDLDDYTEDGDVSTESLQDAESDWEDGKTDTDTLRDAADNWRRGDSE, from the coding sequence ATGACTAAAGACTCGGACTTCCACGAGATTAGTCGACGTTCCCTGCTCGGCGGTGTCGCAGGGGCGGGAATGCTCTCTGCGATGGGTGCGCCCACCTTCGCGGAAGAAGAATTTACCACAACCGACGCGGAAGCATTGCTTCCGGAGGGATTCGACCCACAAACACCAGTCGAGTCACACCATCCCGGCGAACCCCGGTTCGTCGCAGTCGGTGAAACGCTGTTTAACCCGATCTGGGCGGTTGGCTTCAACGCTGAGGGGACACCAGATTTCGAAGAGCCCGACGGCAGTGTTCTCTTCGACAAGGGACGAGACCACCTCGGTCCGCGTCTTCCAGAGCTCGGCGAGAACTTCGATGGATACGCTCCGGATGACTTCGAATGGTCGCTTGTCGATGCACCAGAAGACAGTGATGGCCAGAGTGAAGTTCTCTCGTTTGCCACCCCGTCGAGTGACGTCCCCCGGTACGACGCCGGACAGGACAATGTCGTCGAATTCGAGGCGGATGCCGAAGGCTGGTACACGCTGGAACTAGACGGGCCGGATGGAACCCACGAACTGACGATCTATGCCTTCCCGGAAACTGACGGGGCGGCAGTCTATCCGAGTACGCCCGATACTGATAACGGTGCCCCACGGATCGACCTTGACGCCGAGTACGACGAAGAAGCGGGGACCTTCACGGTCCACTCGAACGCCGACCCCGCACCACAGGTCGACTCTGACGAAGACGACCTCTGGGCAGTGTTCGTTGCCGACGACCGTGATGGGCTCTCGAACGACGATATCGATGTCAGTGAGGATGGACTGACAGCGACGGTCGACACGGAGGACTTCGACGGATCAGCACGCGTTCACGCAGCGGCGTTCGACGACGCAGAAGGGAAAAAGAGCGCCGCCGACGTGATCGAACTCCACGACGACGGCTCGATCGAGCTTCCGAGTCGGCCACCCGAATGGCTCAAAGACAGCGTTATGTACCAGATCTTCCCGCGCTCGTGGGGCGGCGAGCGCGAGGAGACGACGCTCGAAACGCTGATCGACGGGACGCTCCGAGACGGAAGCGAGGATGCTCGGGGTATCGACTATCTCGACGAACTCGGCGTGGACGTCCTCTGGATTACACCGGTCGTCCCGGCGACAAGTGTCGAACGGCAGTTCGCCTATCTCGATGGGTTCGATCTCGAGGACGGAATGGGAATCGATCCCGATGAACAGCATCTCTCGGGTGGCGGCCCACACGGGTACGACACGACCGATTACACTGGTATCTCGCAAGACCTATCGCCCGAATGGGAGCGTGAGCACGCCCTGGAACTGTACGAGGAGTTCATCGAGGAATGTCACGAGCACGATATCAAGGTCCTCTTCGATATCGTCATTAACCATGCCGGCCGGACGCATCCACAGTTCCAGGAAACAATCGCCGAAACCGAAGAGGCGGACCCCTGGCCAGTCGTCAGTGAGTGGGATGAAGAGAGCCCGTACTTCGACTGGTGGGACCGTGCTGATGTCGAACTCGTCGACGAGGACGGCAACCTCCTCGAAGACGAGCCTCGTGTCACCGGCTTTGCGGACCTGCAGGTGATGCCGAATCTCAACTTCGATAACGTCGCACTTCGGGAGTACATGCTCGCAGTCGCTGACTTCTGGTCCCGAGAAGTCGGCGTCGACGGCTTCCGTGCGGACATCGCCTACGGCGTCCCCCACGACGTCTGGAAGGAAATCCGTGAAATCGTCCGAGCCAACGACAGCGAGTTCCTGATGTTCGACGAGTCGATCCCGCGGGTTGCCGCGCTCTCCGAGAACATGTTCTCGCTGCACCACGACACGGCTGGCTTCCTGACGACAACTCATGGTGTTATCGCGGACGACGCTCACGGCGGCTCCCTGTTCGGCGACATAGAGCAGCGGACGGAGGACGCGATTCCCGACCACTCACTGTTCGTCAACACGCTCGAAAACCATGACGAACTCCGCGCACTCAATCAGGCCGCCGTCGATCTCGATGATCCGAACCACGATGAGATCGACGACGAAACGTGGGAGTTCTTCGCCCAGCGAATGCGACTGTGCTGGGCCGCCGCGATCACGATGCCCGGCGTCCCGAAACTGTACTATGGACAGGAGCGCCAGATTAGCCGCTTCGGAGAAGGCAGACACCTTGGCGACGAGGACGATCGCGGCTTCGAGGACGACGGCGAGATGATCAACGTCGACGCCGACGTCCGACCCGGCGGTCGACAGCGGGCGTTCATGAACTGGGACGAGTATCCCGAAGACCACCTCGAGTTCTACAAGGACCTCATCGACTTCTATCACGAGCACGAGGTCCTCCATACCGATGCCAGTTTCGAGCCAATCTTCTTCGACGTCGAGGACGAAGAAGACGCGGAACTCCTCCTGTTCGGTCGAGATGGCTCCGATCTCGACATCGACGGTCCCGAGCGGGTCTCGGTCGTGATCAACTTCAACGAAGAGCCAGAAACCGTCGAGCTTTCGGAGGAAACGGACACATTTGACCACTTCCACGAGGAAGACGTCGCTGCCGACCACAACGACGAGGACGACTCGGTGACGATCGTCGAAGTCGACGATCTCGTCGTGCTCGAAACCGAGGACTTCGGTGAAGAGTTCGACGTGCTGGCATCGTGGGACGTTCCCGAAGGGACGGACGATGGTCCCGGTTGGTACGAATACCCGACGGACGAGGCGTTCAACGAGGGTGCATTCGATCTTACGCACTTCGAAGTTCGTGAGAGCGAGGAGAGTGTGCAGTTTGCGTTCGAGATTGCGGACCTGGAAAGTCCGTTCGACGACGAGAATGGTTTCTCACTTCAGTTCCCACATATTTTCGTCCGCGATGAATCCCACGACGCGGACGGTGTCGACTTCGATCCCTTCGGCGATGCGTTCTTCACTTCGTTCGAGGATGAATACAACCTCTGGATCGAAGCGGACGGGTTCACTGACCCAAGAGTCTTCACCACCGAACAGATCGATGAGGAGGATCCAGATCCTGTTGCAACCGGGACTGCAGAGACCGACGGTAACGAGATCCAGGTTACGATTCCGAAGGATTCATTCGAGAGCGACCTGACAGATCTCCAACTCGCACCGCTACTTCTGGGCGAAGATGGTGGTGGGTTCCGTGCGGTGACCGAAGACGGCGGTGATTTCCAATTCGAGGACACGCGCTTCGATGACGATGAGTGGGAGGACCCGGACAACCCGTTCACCCGTCATTACATCATCGATGCGGTGACGCCGAACGACATCGACAACAGCGAGGCACTCGAATACGACACCGAAAACGAGGCCGTAATTCCCCTTCTCGACATGGTGGAGGGCATCCGCAACCGAGTCTATCCCGGTGAACTCGTCCGCGAATACGACGGCGGCGACGGAACCGGCTTCGGTCCCGGAAACTACATCTATCCGAGTGAGTTCGAGATTCCGGACGGCTCCATAGACATCGACCGCGTGGCCGTCTACGAAGATCAGTACGACGAACGCGCAGCAGTCGCCTTCGAGATGGACCCGGACGGACTCGAGAACCAGTTCGACCTGCCTCGCGGCTTCTCACATCCGGTCCCGCAGGTCTACATCCGGAATCCTGACAGTGAAGCTCCGGGAACCGACGACGCCCGCGAGGGGGTCCAGGCGACTCTGGAAGCCGAGTACCAGTATATGTTGGCCGCAGATGGCGAGGACATCACCGAGTTCGAGGACGCCGAGGGAGACAGTATCGGCGACCTGGATATCGAACTCGTTCAGATGGACGATGCAATCGTCCTTCAGTTCTCGACTGAGGCACTCGAGGCACCGCTGGTGGATCATGAACTCGCGTTCGCGGTGTCCGCTCACGACGGCTTCGGCCCCGGTGGCTTGCGCGACGTAGTAACAGAGGACTCCCAACAGGAGTGGAACTTTGCGGGCGCCGACACTGACAACGCTCCACGAGTGCTCGATATCGTCACCCCGCCAACCGTCTCACAGGAGGACGCTCTCTCTGCTACCGAGGAGGACCGTGCGACAATCCCGTACGCAGTGGAGACGAAAGACCTCGACGACTACACTGAAGACGGCGACGTATCGACAGAGAGCCTCCAGGACGCCGAATCCGACTGGGAGGATGGAAAGACAGACACCGACACGCTCCGCGATGCTGCGGACAACTGGCGTCGTGGAGACTCCGAATAA